A genomic segment from Malus domestica chromosome 05, GDT2T_hap1 encodes:
- the LOC103408748 gene encoding heavy metal-associated isoprenylated plant protein 7-like, which translates to MGEEKKEEEKKEESKDEKKEEEKKEEKKEEEPPDIVLKVDMHCEACARKVARALKGFEGVEDVTTDSKASKVVVKGKAADPIKVCERLQKKSGKKVDLISPLPKPPEEKKEDQQVKEADKEEKKEQPPAVVTVVLQVRMHCDACAQVLQKRIRKIQGVESVETDVANNQVVVKGVVDPAKLAEEVYKKTRKQVSVVKEEEKKEEEKKEEEKKEAEKEGETKEGEEDKQGEDNKVDIKRSEYWPTKYYSDYSSYPNPQIFSDENPNACSVM; encoded by the exons gagaagaaagaggaagagaagaaggaagaaagcaaagatgaaaagaaagaagaagagaaaaaggaagaaaagaaagaagaagagccTCCGGATATTGTACTCAAGGTTGATATGCATTGTGAAGCTTGCGCAAGGAAGGTTGCTCGAGCCTTGAAGGGTTTTGAAG GAGTGGAGGATGTAACGACAGACAGCAAGGCAAGTAAGGTGGTGGTGAAAGGGAAGGCGGCAGACCCCATAAAGGTCTGCGAAAGATTACAAAAGAAAAGCGGCAAAAAAGTGGACCTCATTTCACCTTTGCCTAAACCACcagaggagaagaaggaggaccaaCAGGTTAAAGAAGCTGACaaggaagagaaaaaagagCAG CCTCCTGCTGTTGTTACGGTGGTATTGCAAGTTCGAATGCACTGCGACGCCTGCGCTCAAGTTCTACAGAAGCGAATTCGAAAGATCCAAG GAGTGGAATCAGTGGAAACAGACGTAGCTAATAATCAGGTTGTGGTAAAAGGCGTAGTGGACCCGGCGAAGCTAGCTGAGGAGGTGTATAAAAAAACCAGGAAGCAGGTTTCTGTTgtgaaggaggaagagaagaaggaagaagaaaagaaagaagaggagaaGAAAGAAGCCGAGAAAGAAGGAGAGACGAAAGAAGGGGAGGAAGACAAGCAGGGAGAGGATAATAAGGTCGATATCAAGCGAAGTGAATATTGGCCGACAAAGTACTACTCGGATTATTCATCGTATCCAAACCCTCAGATTTTCAGCGATGAAAACCCTAATGCATGCTCTGTTATGTAA